A part of Desulfofundulus salinus genomic DNA contains:
- a CDS encoding helix-turn-helix domain-containing protein, which produces MVPVGSKIRMLRQKSKLTQAELAAKLGISQAEVSRMERGRTAVTVQDLYKISSALDVPVTALLDEADFHKA; this is translated from the coding sequence ATGGTCCCGGTAGGAAGCAAAATACGTATGTTGCGCCAAAAAAGCAAGCTGACCCAGGCGGAACTGGCTGCCAAACTGGGCATTTCCCAGGCCGAGGTAAGCCGTATGGAGCGCGGACGTACTGCCGTAACGGTTCAAGACCTTTATAAAATTTCCTCAGCACTTGACGTACCCGTAACCGCCCTGTTGGACGAAGCTGACTTCCATAAAGCTTGA
- a CDS encoding DNA N-6-adenine-methyltransferase, whose product MLNEGMFSSRTGEWETPQTFFEALNAEFRFTLDVCARPENAKCLRYFTPEQNGLLQPWAPETCWMNPPYGREIGRWVEKAYNEARRGAVVVALLPARTDTRWWHRYVMRAAEIRFVKGRLKFGGAENSAPFPSAVVVFTPGKTASDGPVVRTMRVK is encoded by the coding sequence ATGCTGAATGAAGGGATGTTTTCTTCGCGAACCGGGGAATGGGAAACTCCGCAAACCTTCTTTGAGGCGCTGAATGCCGAATTTCGTTTCACCCTGGATGTTTGCGCCCGTCCGGAAAACGCCAAATGTCTGCGATATTTCACGCCCGAACAGAACGGCCTTTTGCAACCATGGGCACCGGAAACCTGTTGGATGAACCCGCCCTATGGCCGCGAAATCGGGCGTTGGGTAGAAAAGGCGTACAACGAAGCCCGGAGAGGCGCTGTCGTAGTGGCCTTGCTTCCGGCCCGGACGGACACGCGGTGGTGGCACCGGTACGTCATGCGGGCTGCGGAGATCAGGTTCGTTAAAGGCCGGTTAAAATTCGGTGGTGCGGAGAACAGCGCACCATTTCCATCGGCGGTGGTGGTGTTTACTCCGGGGAAAACAG
- a CDS encoding helix-turn-helix domain-containing protein translates to MLKNGISFKIKTLRESRGVSQVKLASDSKITAAYLCELESGVKTNPSIDVLSRIAAALGVTVAELLDEQQAKAAGE, encoded by the coding sequence GTGTTAAAAAATGGTATCAGCTTTAAGATAAAAACACTAAGGGAGTCAAGAGGCGTAAGCCAAGTAAAGCTGGCAAGTGACAGCAAAATTACGGCAGCTTACCTCTGTGAGCTAGAAAGTGGTGTCAAGACAAATCCGAGCATTGATGTACTATCCCGGATTGCCGCCGCCCTGGGGGTAACCGTAGCCGAATTGCTGGACGAGCAACAGGCAAAGGCAGCGGGAGAGTGA
- a CDS encoding helix-turn-helix transcriptional regulator, translated as MKNERLIDLRVKAGLTQEQVAEAIGISQSMIAHIEAGRREPRKHIKIRLAKFFGVSVEWLFYEQFDYLKSCSTGT; from the coding sequence TTGAAAAATGAACGATTGATAGATTTAAGAGTAAAAGCTGGTCTCACACAAGAACAAGTGGCTGAAGCGATAGGCATTTCTCAAAGTATGATTGCTCACATTGAGGCCGGAAGACGGGAACCAAGGAAACATATCAAAATTAGACTGGCAAAATTTTTCGGAGTGTCCGTGGAATGGCTTTTTTATGAGCAGTTTGATTACCTTAAGTCATGTTCAACGGGCACGTAA
- a CDS encoding helix-turn-helix transcriptional regulator, with product MGLRHNLIKARTNKNLKQVDVARYLGLAKSTYCEIEHGHHNPSWEVAQRLEKFFGIPVGELLAISRDETGPGGE from the coding sequence ATGGGACTTCGTCATAATCTCATTAAAGCTAGAACAAATAAAAATCTAAAACAGGTAGATGTAGCAAGATATCTCGGTTTGGCTAAATCAACTTATTGCGAAATCGAGCATGGCCACCATAATCCCTCCTGGGAGGTGGCCCAGCGCCTGGAGAAATTCTTCGGTATTCCCGTCGGCGAGTTGCTGGCGATAAGCCGGGACGAAACCGGACCCGGTGGAGAATGA
- a CDS encoding helix-turn-helix domain-containing protein: MNVGERIRELRKRYGLTASELGELLGVSQAQVSRYEKGQNEIPLSTLERFCTILGITLPEFFAEGAFVTPIPPHLRPLIDAARDLNREQVEALANMIVKLRAK; encoded by the coding sequence ATGAATGTAGGAGAAAGGATTAGAGAGCTTCGAAAAAGGTACGGCCTGACGGCCAGTGAGCTCGGCGAACTGCTTGGCGTAAGCCAGGCCCAGGTGTCCCGTTACGAAAAGGGTCAGAACGAGATTCCCCTTTCAACCCTTGAACGATTTTGTACCATTCTGGGGATAACCTTACCCGAGTTTTTTGCAGAGGGTGCTTTCGTCACGCCGATCCCTCCCCACCTTCGCCCCTTGATTGATGCCGCCCGGGACCTGAACCGGGAGCAGGTGGAGGCCCTGGCCAATATGATCGTAAAATTAAGGGCTAAGTAG
- a CDS encoding tyrosine-type recombinase/integrase, with protein sequence MGLDGFVEYLKNRNCSSKTITAYTGALRCFMKWLEDTTGSPFDPASVTPLDVADYRRYLLNGNRRPATVNLHLDALSSFFSWAASSGVVPSDPTEDIRRVPEQRGAPRWLTRQELGALVRAVQKYGIPRDRALLAILLHTGLRVSEAVSLHVEDLVIRERSGWVTVREGKGEKRREVPLNVTARRIIQEWLTVHPGGDWLFPGRKGHMTARAAEKILEKYARLAGVEVTPHQLRHTFCKMLVDAGESLDRVAVLAGHSNLNTTARYTRPGVQDLEKAVEKLSWE encoded by the coding sequence TTGGGGCTGGATGGGTTCGTTGAGTACTTGAAGAACCGGAATTGTTCTTCAAAAACCATAACAGCATATACAGGGGCCCTGCGCTGCTTTATGAAATGGCTGGAGGATACGACCGGTTCTCCATTCGACCCGGCTTCCGTTACGCCGCTGGACGTGGCCGACTATCGCCGGTACCTGCTGAACGGGAACCGCAGGCCGGCCACAGTGAACCTTCACCTGGATGCCCTGTCGTCCTTTTTTTCGTGGGCTGCGTCCAGCGGCGTGGTCCCTTCCGACCCGACGGAAGATATCAGGAGGGTGCCGGAGCAGCGCGGGGCTCCCAGGTGGCTCACGAGGCAGGAGTTAGGGGCGCTGGTGAGGGCCGTGCAGAAGTACGGCATTCCCAGGGACCGGGCACTGCTGGCGATTCTGCTTCATACCGGCCTGCGGGTCTCCGAGGCGGTATCACTGCATGTTGAGGACCTGGTGATCCGGGAACGTTCAGGCTGGGTGACGGTCCGTGAGGGCAAGGGTGAAAAACGCAGGGAAGTGCCGTTGAACGTCACGGCCCGGAGAATAATCCAGGAGTGGCTTACCGTCCATCCCGGCGGCGACTGGCTCTTTCCCGGGCGAAAGGGACACATGACTGCCCGGGCTGCCGAAAAGATCCTGGAGAAGTACGCCCGGCTGGCGGGGGTGGAGGTTACGCCTCACCAGTTGAGGCACACCTTCTGCAAGATGTTGGTGGACGCGGGGGAGAGCCTGGACCGGGTGGCGGTTTTAGCGGGTCATTCTAATTTGAACACGACAGCGCGGTACACCAGGCCCGGAGTGCAGGACCTGGAGAAGGCCGTGGAGAAACTGAGCTGGGAGTAG
- a CDS encoding helix-turn-helix domain-containing protein: MISKVFSARLRQLRKANNLTLEQVGQAIGMRKSSLSDIENCKQPISFDAAIRLADFFDVSIDFLLGRTDNPKSHKS; this comes from the coding sequence ATGATTTCCAAAGTTTTTTCGGCGCGACTCAGGCAATTAAGGAAAGCTAACAATCTCACCCTTGAGCAAGTTGGTCAAGCCATCGGTATGCGTAAAAGTTCGCTGAGTGACATAGAAAACTGCAAACAACCCATCAGCTTTGACGCGGCCATCCGCCTCGCCGACTTCTTTGACGTCAGCATCGATTTCTTGCTTGGCCGGACTGACAACCCCAAAAGCCACAAATCGTAA
- a CDS encoding helix-turn-helix domain-containing protein has protein sequence MDIGRRIREIRKANNQKLLNISQQTGLSQPFISEIERGIKVPSIETLEKICSALGITLAEFFADQAPELPPDIRQMIDVARKLTPLQRELIISVMKEMVKENQTGGE, from the coding sequence ATGGATATAGGCCGAAGAATCAGGGAGATTAGAAAAGCAAACAATCAAAAGTTACTTAACATATCGCAACAAACGGGACTTTCACAGCCGTTCATCAGTGAGATAGAACGCGGAATTAAAGTCCCATCTATTGAAACCCTCGAAAAAATCTGCTCCGCCCTGGGCATCACCCTGGCCGAGTTTTTCGCCGACCAGGCCCCGGAGCTGCCGCCGGACATCCGCCAGATGATAGACGTAGCTCGAAAACTTACCCCTTTGCAACGCGAATTGATCATCTCCGTCATGAAGGAGATGGTGAAAGAAAATCAAACGGGAGGGGAATAA
- a CDS encoding three-Cys-motif partner protein TcmP, which produces MKNIIWPLKEHSRAKHTVLREYLKAWFPILGQSFSRILYIDGFAGPGLYSTGEEGSPLIALRIASEHSLQRNFKAEIRMFFIESDKERATFLKSLCQERFPSAALKRKRIFYEVIPTSFENVMEQVLSELKKQGKRLAPSFVFIDPFGISGVPLELIAKILQYQSCEVLFNFMYDAVNRWCETHEPKTNLLFDTDEWKKALSINESEKRRDFLTNLYLRQLKEIAGARFVRSLEIRDKNNRTKYFLFFATNRIEGLKEMKNAMWKVDQSGYFCFSAYENLKYTGQLSIFDGDEIHHRTLASLLHETFRNSKLSIEKVEEFVIIETPYLQRHVRPALHLLKKYNPPSKIYFTLSRSLILFLLQSNLVP; this is translated from the coding sequence ATGAAAAATATTATTTGGCCTCTTAAGGAACACTCAAGAGCGAAACATACTGTGCTTCGGGAATATCTTAAAGCATGGTTTCCGATCCTGGGACAATCTTTTTCCAGGATACTATATATCGATGGCTTTGCCGGACCTGGGCTATACAGTACTGGTGAAGAAGGTTCTCCATTAATTGCACTCCGGATAGCCTCCGAACATTCCCTTCAACGCAATTTTAAGGCCGAAATCAGAATGTTTTTTATTGAAAGCGATAAAGAAAGAGCTACATTCCTAAAAAGTTTATGCCAGGAAAGATTCCCCAGTGCAGCATTGAAGAGGAAGAGAATCTTTTACGAAGTGATTCCCACTTCCTTTGAAAATGTCATGGAACAAGTTCTTTCCGAGCTAAAAAAGCAAGGGAAAAGACTGGCACCGTCATTTGTCTTTATTGATCCATTTGGAATTTCCGGCGTACCTTTAGAGTTAATAGCTAAAATTCTCCAATACCAGAGCTGTGAAGTTTTGTTTAACTTCATGTATGACGCCGTTAACAGATGGTGTGAAACACACGAACCTAAGACTAATCTCTTGTTCGACACTGATGAATGGAAAAAAGCCCTCTCCATAAATGAGTCTGAAAAACGAAGGGATTTCTTGACCAACCTTTATCTCCGCCAATTAAAAGAAATTGCCGGTGCTCGATTCGTACGTTCTCTTGAAATTCGGGATAAAAATAACCGAACAAAATATTTTCTCTTTTTTGCTACAAATCGCATCGAAGGATTAAAAGAAATGAAAAATGCTATGTGGAAGGTAGATCAAAGCGGTTACTTTTGCTTTTCGGCTTACGAGAACCTTAAATACACTGGCCAATTATCCATATTTGATGGAGATGAGATTCACCATCGAACTCTTGCTTCTCTACTCCATGAAACGTTTAGGAACAGCAAGTTATCCATCGAGAAGGTAGAGGAATTCGTTATCATCGAAACCCCTTACCTTCAACGACATGTGCGACCTGCTTTGCACCTTTTGAAAAAGTACAACCCTCCTTCGAAAATCTACTTTACCCTAAGCCGCAGTCTCATCCTCTTTCTTCTCCAGAGTAACCTTGTACCCTAG